In Mixophyes fleayi isolate aMixFle1 chromosome 3, aMixFle1.hap1, whole genome shotgun sequence, the genomic stretch tatatatatattacacatacatacatacacacacacacacacatacatatatacacatatacacacatacacatacaagttaacccgtgcatgatactcatgcattctagtcaaatcaagctacttaaggtgttaaaaaggttcttgtcatgcatttgggcctagcccaggcctcctcaggggaagagcattacttcccgacgcaagcacctttttttaacatggttttgtgcccatgtcaccacctcatcatttttctccatcacctcatccttcatcttcatcactacATCCTTCATCACTACATatttcatcaagctacttaaggtgttaaaaactccccacggcgccctacttgtttttctgttacagtatatatatatatatatatatatatatatatatatatatatatatatatatatatatatatatatatacatatacatacatatacacacatatacacacacatatacatatacatatacatatacatatacacacacacacactttatacagTGGCCATAAACAGTATTCACCCCATTTCGTATTTTCAagctttattttcttacatcatggaattgAAAATGGATTCATTTAGGAGTCATCTTACTAgtgatcaacacaaaatattgAAGAAAGTTAAAATGTTTATATGTGGGCTCAATACAGGGCACACGCTGCATCTAGCCCACATTCAGCAAACATCTCTGCCTCCACCTCGGAGCAGACGGTCACTGATCTGCCAGAAACATTCCTGCTGCAgttccacatttattttttttgcagctttGTGAATTTTGTCTATGATGATCACTGATAAACGTGTAAACTAAACCTAAAAGTACCAGGTGATGAAATAAGAAACAGATCTCAACACAGTCACAAATGTCCAACACTGCAAGTAATACAACTAGCAGACTACAAAATATTGACCTCTAGGGGGTTATTTTAGAACATTTGTGCAACGTTCTTCCATCCAATTCAGCCGACCACACATGGGAAGGTCCAGTCATCGTCACGGACCCCCAAACCTATGTGCTATGAATCACATGCAAAATACTTCTCAGACATCATTAGGAAAACTGGTGAATTATAATGAATAATGCACCCCCTACAGTGAACTATTATGGATGTTACAAGTCACATCGAATTTCTGAAGAAGACCTCTCATCCTATGACCTTGTGCTTTTTGTATGGTCATACTTTCCCAGTTTTGGGTCTcaaattttttttactaaaacttTTCTCCTGtgtcaagaaaaataaaatgttacaccTCCATCTGACCACTGATCTGCAGCAATCCTCTCCCGCAGCGACGGCAATGAATTCACAACACCATCTTTAAATCCAGAAGATTGCAGACAATCACGACAAGAAAAGTAGAAGTTTGTAGAAAAAgaatttattgaaaaatattcaaataaattacACTTATTTTACAGAGCAGTAGCATAAAATTTACATACAGTGAGTCCAGTGATACACAGGACATATACATTACAGAAAATCCGGTCAAAGACTACAAACCACAGTGGGGGAGGTGGATTTATACCAGATCATCATGTTCTATTGTAAAGATAAAAATCAGTCCGACCATTGAACAAAAGCTTGCTAGTTCGGATGGGTATTTTGTGGTATGGTTGTGGGGGGTTGGAAAGAGGTGATTTAACATTTATGCCATATAAATAGAACACCACCAGATCCGTAGTGCACAAAAACTTGTCAATATTATAAAATAGCAATTAAAGTACCGCAAAGCAGGCTGCAATCGCACGATGGGCTTCTAGTAGTATCGCTGCAGGGAACGAAATGggattttaaaaaacattttaagaggCAACTTAATTTGACACTAGTTTGTTATATGGCTGCAAAGCTCATTGTTCATTTAAGCAGTGTCAGGCAATAAAAACCACAAGTCTCCTTGCGTAATCCCCTACATTTATATTCACAAGGTCTGATACAATCCCAGTGACACATTTACACATCTAGTTATGGGAATGTCAGTTTCTGGATCTCCCCGGCTCTGCTTTCCATCAGTACAGAAAGCTTCTCGAGCCCACCACACTCAATGTGACCTCATTAGCTGCATTGTTCAATAATTACCAAAAGACCTTCTATGTAATCCAGCCTGGGAACATTCATAGCATGACGACATCCGCAAAGTTCAGCTTTAGATATTTACACTACGATTGCCATTAAGGAAAGATGAACGCCAAAACAAAGGAGAGGTCTAAACTGCACCAGAAATGAAGACCACACAGCAGGGTAATTGGTCTCTTAACCTTCATCGTTCAGGTGATGCCATCTAATGAGCCCAGATGCACTCTAAGGGGGTAGATTTTTCAAGCCTTCTAAAAAAAGGAGCAGTTTCtcataataaccaatcagatctgactggttgttatgggcaacacctccacttttctttttagaaagcTTGATAAATTCATCCCTAAAAGGATTAGAaagcagcatcatcatcatataaATTGCTGACTGAGGACACGGCGAAGGGCATTTTTCTACCCATATTTAGCAAGACCGCACCTCTTCCTGACTAATCAACAGTTTTAAATACGTATGAGGTGTTAACTTCAACATTAGTGTTAGTCAACATTTCAGTCTTTATAATTAAAGTAGATACCAGatcacctctcccctcctccttatCAATCATCTAAGGGTAAAAGTCCCGCACCACTATAGTCTTGGCGTCACCCATCAAACTGCAACCTAAACGTTCAGAGAGCTCCCTACAATACAAGGCTAAAACCTATAGAGCCCCATTCGCACTTACTGATTATTCACATCAGCATTTGTATCCAGTTAGTTCGGAAATAACACATCGCGACATGAACCGCCCTGAATTTATATTATAAGCTGCTGCAGTCCGCTGACCAACTAGGTCTACGAAAATAAAGGGTCCGTATAAAACATTAAGGGTGAAGGGCTAGAGAGTGATGCAAGCAAATCACGTAACACGTTAAATCACTTCTTTGACCCTAGTACTTAGTACAATGGGCAGGTCCTACCTCTGGTATGAGGTTAGTAGTCGTCCTTAAGTCACCcgaataatattcacatttaaacgCTTTGCACAGAGACAGGTCAAAATTACAGCAAGAAGCAGCTAataaataaagtgtgtgtgtgtgtgtgtgtgtgtgtgtgtgagtgtgtgttttaaAACTACTACAGAAAGGTGTTTCCAAAATTAAGACATTGGCAGTAGCAGCAAGTCAATACTTCAGTAATGATTAAGCCACCCCAAAACATTTAGGCTTTTTATACACAGATTTTTACAGAAGGACAACCCTCTTGGGACTAAAAGAGGAAAATAACGAAAAGAAAGAGGTACATCACTACAAATATTTATCAAGTCAATTCCAATATCTATTCACCATTTCTAAAATATCAATGTTCATGTCGGGCTAGAGAAGCAATTTTGTCTTCAACATCTGGGCCTATAAATTATATAGGTCAGAGTTCCAAAAGTATCTCACGTCTTTGGTGGAATATGGTAATGGGTAAGAAGAGACGCCATTAAATAAATTCACTCCCTCACCCATAATGAAGGAAAACCTCAATATATGATCTTCTGGTGGCTCTGTGAGGATGGACGTTGTGGTACCAGAACATCGGTTTCCTCCTGAGGCTTGTAGAGCACTTATTTCATTACACCAAGAATTCAAACACCCTACATTCATCTAACTATTATTAGTAGGACAGTTTATTTCCTGCGAATATCTCTAGACAAGCGAAACATTACTTATCTTCTAGGCGGGGCCACAAGAGCCGTGTTGTGGGCCAATGTGCATATTTGAAGGCAAATTATGTGATCAGGTGACTGTAGACATCTCCCCTAAATTACTGTGGCAAAACTGGTTCTGTCTTGAAGGGGCAGCAGCTCAACCAAATATCAGCACCCTACAAGTAACAAGCCAACCTATGTTAGCTTTGGTTTGGAGTGTGGAAAACAAAGTGCATGAAatggacactagggggtaaatgtatcataccccggggaaggagttgacaaaaccggggtatgatacatttaccccctagatatGAAGTTCTACGCTGTTAAAGATCAGTAAATGTAAAATGAGCAACAGAGCTCAAAAAGGGCCAAGACCTAAAAATACAAGTTGGTCCAATGTGAAAACGTTATCCCACATACTATGCATAACAGATTCCAGTTCACATTATATTCAGGCTTGTTGAGAAATGGTCATTCCCCCGTCAGCCATTTTGTTGTAGTCTTTTGTTGTAGGGacttggagaaaaaaaacaaaaccacacaacCACCATTTCTCTCAGGGATCAGTTTCATCTCAAACACCTTTCACCAAAACAAGTTTCTGAAACTCTTGTATATTTATTAGTGAACAGTATAAGCAGCTCTTTCGTATAAAGAAACTTGGCTTTTCCGTTTAGTAGTCCTGTAAAAGGAAGAGTCAAGTAACACGCCTCAGACATATCATGTCCTCCCAGCGAGCAGCATCATAAAAGCCTTCTCTGGACTTGGAATCTCAATGTCCATCGATCTGCTCAAAGGATGGCAGCAGAGACTGGTCAGTGATTGTTGGTAGCCCCATATGAAGCGTACTGGGCCACAACTGACCATGTCTTTCTACTTTAGGTGTCACGAGTTACCCATTAACGGGGTAAGGTACATTTATGAAATGTATGGGTGCAATTACCATCTAAAAACACATGATATTTGAAAGGACCTTTCTGACTCTTAGTTGACCATTGTCCCCTTTAAATAAATAAGTTCTACCATCGCACAGACATCCCAGTACATAACAGTATACATTGATATATTTTGTCAGAAGACGGTGACTTAAAAATACAATCTACATATTTACAGAAGtccacaaatatattaaaattcaaGTATCctcataaaagaaataaaatggaCACACAAGGCAGGAGTGGCGCACATTTCATGGCCTTTGGGGGAAACAAATACATGGAGCTTTCCCACATCAGTCTAGTACAAGTCCAGTGTAAGATGGACCAACACTAATCACTTCTGCTCGTCATGGCGGAGCCTTCTAGAGGTTTTTCCCATGCAATGATTTTAGTGATCATGGGCTTAAATATTTACCGTCCACAAATCAAGTATGTCCAAGTGCTCTGCACAATAATACGGTGCGTGTTCTTTTTGAAAAGGCCTAGTAAGGTCCGTTCATCCCCATCACGTGTCtcctttattattaattatattgtactCGTTCAAAAGTTGTTTATAAGGAACAGAAACCTCAGTGTCATTGCTGGAAAAAGACTCCTCGTCTAGACATGTAAACTCGTCCAGCCCGGTGGGAGTCTCAGGGTCTTCGTTATTTTCTTCTATGGAAGACTTGGACTTTTCCTCGTCCTCAGAAAGATCAcattcttcctcttcctcctcttcgtTAACAAAAGTAATGTTGGCGTTCTGGAAAATCAAAGGCTTGTAATCTTTGGACTCCCATGGCTCTCCCTCCTCCTCGCTGATCCGGTCTAACTGGTTGATGAATATTGTGGCTTCCTTGTCCTGGAGGCGTCTCATTCCATTGTCTCTCTGAAGACCACTCGAGAAGGTTACCGAATCATAGCCAAGAGCATTGTCTTTACTGTACATCACCATCATCTCTTTGCTCTTGTTTGGCACGTTACCTGGAAGTTCACCGTTAAGGATCCTCTCACTGCCAGTCTTTAAACCATTTTTGCCGATCTGTTTAATCAGGTCATTGTAGGTTTCCTCCTTCTTGGACAGGAAGCTTAGAATGTTAATATCTTTTGAATTTGCCATCGGAAGTTGCTTGCTCTTTTTGGCACGGGGATCGTTTTCAAAGGATTCCTTCCTTTTTTTGCGCCTCTTTTTAATGGCCTTGTGGACCTCCACGAACATGCTAACCTTCCAGTTTACGAACAAGGATAACCAGGCAAGTCCAAGATAAATCCAAATTTCCACAAAATATCTGTACAGGACACTGTAAGACACTTTCGGATTCACACCTGGCAGAGACATGGAAAGAGATAGTTTGTAGTTTTATGCCAGAAAGATACAACAGTAATTAGCATTTTGTTAGCCAACAAATAAAATTAACCAACCTAGACACATACAAGACTGTTCTATGATTATGCCATGTTATGCATTTAGAATGGTCTTTTTTGAAGCTTCTATTTAGTAGTTCCTGAAGAATTTAATTCAGATTTTGTCACTTACGACTAAGGGGATCCTGAACTTCCGTAACTGGTTGACTTTGAATTCTAATGAGCCTCAGAACGGGTATCTCTGCATATTTAAATGTCCCAAGACATGACATGAAAATGTGACAAACCAAGATTGTGTCGGTCTGTTTAATTTATACAGGATTCTTATTTTATATAGGACACATTCTGGAGAAGTCTGTATGATACACATATAAAGGACAGAGAACCGATGGGCACATTAAGTTACTTTTGCCCAAATTCACCAGAAGATTTCACACTATTCCCTCCATGGTGTTTGAATAAGGCAACCAAATCTTACACGTCTTACAGATTCGTGAGCGCAATGGTCTAAGTGAACACACAGGGAAACTGAAGACTAACCTGCCACATAGTCCCCGAAGCCGATGGTGGTGATGGTAATGAAGGAGAAATAGAGACCCTCGATGTAGCTCCAACCTTCAGTTCTCATGAAGATGAACGGAGGGATCACCAAGTGGACCAGCACGCCCCAGAAGATGAAGATAGCGGTGCAGGTGATCTGAGCTTTTCTCtaaatcaaaacaaaaatcaGAGAATTACTGGTTTGTTCTGAGATGTTGCATGGCCAAAGCCTACACACCTGGGGCAGCCACTTCTTCCCCCCCAATTCCTACTGGCTTGATGGATCCAGAAAATAGCTGACTCAGCTGTGTATAGGGATAAGCAACGCTTGTAAAGAACCAATCAattcaaaatatacatttctaGGAGAGATATTAGGAATATTCAGGTGTCGAGAACTTGACAGAGCTGAAGATAGTGACTGGGAGACCGTATACCATAAACAGacgatgtcaggaacaatacTGAATACTGTGGTGACCTTTTGGGATACTATTCTGACTACACTCTGCAAGTTCACGAGAGAGAAAACCCATCATGACCGCACATAGGATTTAGGTTTATCTCAGactctaaataaaaaaaactctgggTCTCAGCTCAGAGCCCCTTAAAGACCTGTCCAACACCCGCTGTCAGTTCTATGTTGGGGGGGGTGAGGATGATTTAATACGTCCAAGAATGTAAACACCACTTTATGGGACAACAAATTAAACATACGGATCTCTTAAGGTTGATAGAATATTGCTATTATAACTTTTATATTATAAAGCATCCCCGGGGCAGCTTGTTTACAAAACTTCCCCACTATAAACACACACCGGCCACTCTGATCCCTACAACACTTACCAGTGTGACTCCTCTTTTTGTAAGAAACTGTCCCAGTCTTTTTGCTCGACCTCCAAAAAACTTCCCCAGCGCACTGATCCAAGTCAAGCAGAGCGGAACGCCGAACAAGCCGTAGAATATACAGAACAGGCGCCCGGCAGAAGTCTTCGGGGCTATGTTGCCATaacctaaagaaaaaaaaaaagccaataccatTAATTTAGATCAAATATGTGAAAATTTCCATTTATTAGAAGAGCCTTATTTTGTTTAGACAAATCCGTCCCCAGCAGTTTATCTGCAGGAGACATTTCATTCACCTCCCTGTTCAGCATCAAGGTGGCAACGGTTCCATTACGGGTGGGGTACGGTACAACGCTGATTAATCTGACAACACttacacttaccccgacatcgtgacaccg encodes the following:
- the KCNK5 gene encoding potassium channel subfamily K member 5 — translated: MVDRGPLLTSAIIFYLSIGAAIFQVLEEPNWKQATKDFDQSKIKILDKYSCLSVRDLEDILETVSNAAGQGVTITGNATFNNWNWANAVIFAATVITTIGYGNIAPKTSAGRLFCIFYGLFGVPLCLTWISALGKFFGGRAKRLGQFLTKRGVTLRKAQITCTAIFIFWGVLVHLVIPPFIFMRTEGWSYIEGLYFSFITITTIGFGDYVAGVNPKVSYSVLYRYFVEIWIYLGLAWLSLFVNWKVSMFVEVHKAIKKRRKKRKESFENDPRAKKSKQLPMANSKDINILSFLSKKEETYNDLIKQIGKNGLKTGSERILNGELPGNVPNKSKEMMVMYSKDNALGYDSVTFSSGLQRDNGMRRLQDKEATIFINQLDRISEEEGEPWESKDYKPLIFQNANITFVNEEEEEEECDLSEDEEKSKSSIEENNEDPETPTGLDEFTCLDEESFSSNDTEVSVPYKQLLNEYNIINNKGDT